GGCACCCCACTCTACATGGCTCCCGAGCAATTTCGCGGGGAGTTTAGAGATTATGGACCGTGGACCGATATCTACGCTGTGGGGATCATGGCCTGGCACCTTGCGTGCGGCGCGCCCCCCTTCAATGGGAAGAATCCCTACAAGCTCGCGCGCATGCACTTGGCTGATCCAGTGCCCGAGCTCGACCCTGAATTCGAAGTCCCAATCGGACTCAACGCGTGGGTTCATGAACTGACTGAGAAGGATTTCGTAAAGAGACCGGCGTCGGCTGCTGAGGCGCTCGAGGCATTGTTGGGCCTTGAAGACCCGGAGGACTTGAGACAAACGTCGGTGCAAGAATCCGTACGCAGTGGGTTTGATTTTGATGACGCACCGACCATGTTCGTGCCCACCGCCGAACAAGCGGAACCCTCCGTGGCACGGCGCTTTCCGCCACAAGCGTGGACACAAGCCACCGAGGTATCTGGCCCTCTCGCGGTGCGCCAAGGCCTTGGGCTTCTGGCACTAAAGACGGTACCGCTGACGGGCCGACATGCCGAGCGTGACATGCTCTGGCGTACGTTCACGGATGCCTGGGAAACCCGAATCCCACATACTACAATCATTCGTGGGCTCGCTGGCACCGGTAAGAGTAGGCTTGCGCAATGGCTCACACAGCTCGCACTCGAAGGTGGGCACGCCGCTGTTTTTCACGCCACACACCAGCCAGAACCCGGACAAATGAACGGCATCAGCTGGATGCTTCGCCAGTATTTTCGGGCCGCTGGACTCAGGGGCGAGACCTTGGTGGAACGCATTCGCGAGGTGCTTGAGCGCCAAGGCGTTGTTGACGATTACGAAGTTCGCGGACTCGCAGAAATCATGCGCGAGGACATTCAAAAACGCGAAGGCGTCCCTACCACCCAGATTCTCCTTTCGATCGAACAACGTTTCGAGTTGGTGCGCCGTGTATTTGCGCGCGCAGCGAAAGACCAGGTCGCGATCGTCTGGCTCGATGACGGGATTTGGGACCGCGAAGCTACATCGCTCATCGAGTATATCCACGGCCACGATGAAGACACGCCCGTGCTCTTTTTGCTTACGGTGCGGGAAGAATCGTTGGACGAAGACCCGAAGTACAGACAAGCGCTCGAGAAAATAGAAAATAAGCCCCATATCGATACGCTTTTCCTCGATTTCATGGATCCCGAATCCTTTGATCTCCTGATTCAAAGCGGGCTTGGGGTTACGGGGAAAGCCGCGGATATCCTGAGGGAACGCTGCGACGGAAGTCCTCTTTTTGCCACGCAGGTCGTTGAGTTCTGGCTAGCTCAGGGCGTGCTAGCCGAAGAAAACGGCCAGGTGGTCCTAAAAGATGAGAACATCGCTCCGCCAGACACCATCGGAGGGCTCTGGCGCTCAAGGCTTGAACATCTAGTGGAGGAACTGGCTCAGTCGCGCGAGCTTGAACACAAGACCTTCAGCGCCCCTTCAGACCCCGATACGGTCTGGCGTTGGCTGGAGTTTGCGGCGGCGCTTGGACGTGATGTTGACGAGTCCGAATGGCTGCATGCCGGCGAGATGGCTGGTCTCAAGGCCGTTGGTGGGCTTGCTGAGGCCCTGGTGGACACTCGCCTCGCCGAATCCCGTGAGCGTGGATTCTCGTTCGTACACGGACTCTTGCGGGACTCGATTCACGCGCATTCAGTGGAGATGAAGCGTTGGAAACGAATCAACCTGACGTGTGCGCGGATGTTGACGAGTCGCTATGCGCAAAACCATCCGGGACTCTCAACGCGTGTGGCCCGTCATTTCATGGAAGGCGGGCAGCTTCCGCTTGCGCAAATGTGTCTAATGGAGGCGCTCAAACGCGAGCGCGCCACCGGGCTCCTCTCCAATGTTGTGGCCGTTTGCGAGATGCTCGAGTACACGCTGAAACGCTCGAGAGTGCCGGAATCCGACGCGGTCTGGGTCGACATAAAGGCGGCCCATGGGCGAGTCCTGCTCGAGAGTGCACGCCGCCACGATTTGGAAGACGGCACCCGCTTGCTAAACGAGGCTGTGCAAGCCGGACGCGCACATCCACCTAGCGCCGCCATGGCCAGAGCCCTTGCGGGTTTTGGGCTTTCACACGTGCATCAAAGCATGGCGGTCCATGGCATCCCGTTTGTGAAAGAGGGGCTCGAGATGGCCCCCGACGATGAGACTCGCGGCGAATGCTTGTTGGAAATGGCCGAGATTTACAAGGGATTCAATCGCCACAGCGAGAGCCTTGAGAACGCTGAAATCGCACTCGCCCTTGTGAACGACCCACTCAAGAATGCACGTGCGTACCTCTTGATAGGGCAAGCTCTTCTAGGTCTTGAGCACCCTGATGCGGAATCGACGCTCTCTAGAGGCGTAGAACTCTGCCGCACGCACGGCTTCTTCCTGCACGAGGCGCGGTTTAAGACGCTGAATGGGTTTCTCGCGGATCAGAGAAATGATTTCCAGCTCGCGCTCCAGGAACATTTGGGCGCGTGG
This Microvenator marinus DNA region includes the following protein-coding sequences:
- a CDS encoding serine/threonine-protein kinase PknK, with the protein product MKLGAFEIGTRFATGGMGQVWKGSYATLGTPVAIKVMTGPTASSETFRTGFKREVQATAKLNHPGIVDVYDFGVLPPDARNFGLMPGSPYFVMEFVQGASPLEVVQSWADLKHILTGTLASLAHAHAHGLIHRDIKPDNVIVERSSGGLGRVVLTDFGVVHTLDRNTSTHGEDITARSIEEVSGTPLYMAPEQFRGEFRDYGPWTDIYAVGIMAWHLACGAPPFNGKNPYKLARMHLADPVPELDPEFEVPIGLNAWVHELTEKDFVKRPASAAEALEALLGLEDPEDLRQTSVQESVRSGFDFDDAPTMFVPTAEQAEPSVARRFPPQAWTQATEVSGPLAVRQGLGLLALKTVPLTGRHAERDMLWRTFTDAWETRIPHTTIIRGLAGTGKSRLAQWLTQLALEGGHAAVFHATHQPEPGQMNGISWMLRQYFRAAGLRGETLVERIREVLERQGVVDDYEVRGLAEIMREDIQKREGVPTTQILLSIEQRFELVRRVFARAAKDQVAIVWLDDGIWDREATSLIEYIHGHDEDTPVLFLLTVREESLDEDPKYRQALEKIENKPHIDTLFLDFMDPESFDLLIQSGLGVTGKAADILRERCDGSPLFATQVVEFWLAQGVLAEENGQVVLKDENIAPPDTIGGLWRSRLEHLVEELAQSRELEHKTFSAPSDPDTVWRWLEFAAALGRDVDESEWLHAGEMAGLKAVGGLAEALVDTRLAESRERGFSFVHGLLRDSIHAHSVEMKRWKRINLTCARMLTSRYAQNHPGLSTRVARHFMEGGQLPLAQMCLMEALKRERATGLLSNVVAVCEMLEYTLKRSRVPESDAVWVDIKAAHGRVLLESARRHDLEDGTRLLNEAVQAGRAHPPSAAMARALAGFGLSHVHQSMAVHGIPFVKEGLEMAPDDETRGECLLEMAEIYKGFNRHSESLENAEIALALVNDPLKNARAYLLIGQALLGLEHPDAESTLSRGVELCRTHGFFLHEARFKTLNGFLADQRNDFQLALQEHLGAWNIFRTFEPEAHFALDAAQNTARAMLQCRRWDEALQILLQLERRLVAEEQIHVQIHDALLWASAATRQWTHFERAMARAFDFEKRAPTRYNARALKGTLEELLKVRERNRASRVTELSLEALQGVPGLKDDYDYFAEKAR